GTGTAATATCAACTAAAATCCTGACCTGAAGTTttttcacaaacaaacaacaacgaATCAATTCTggatttattttaaacacacaacCACCACCgttacaacaacaacactttTATGACAAGTTGTTTTTGTAACTTTAAGTTTAAATGTATGTCTATATAAAAgataacatttattaatatattcatattattaaattaattaatatgaaCCATTGTCATTTGATAATTTCTAATTGTTGTATCGGATTGATATTTGTCATGTTGGAACGTTGCTGAAATCACAAACTAGTACAAACAGCTTAcaaaaaccattacagaaaaatTCAACAAGTACATCATGCCCTTCAAATCATTCCTTCCAAAACCGAGGTCACTTCCTGTAAGATGATGTCATGACAGTTTTGTTATGCTATAATAATCGAAGAGGAAGGGAAAGTGATAAAAATGAAATTCGCCTCATGTTGACTCAGTTCTACTAAAAGTTAAGTTACTAAAATGCTTTGCACCTCCACACATGTTGATATTGTATCCATAAACAGTATTAATGCAAATTATCTCTGTTAAAACAACCAAATCTATTGGAAAGGACTCCATAGAGGGGGCGTGACTACATGCGCGTTAACGCTAAGCGCCGCCCACCTAGGAAGTGCAAGTCAGGTGATAATGTAGCAGGAGCTCATGAGTTAGAATGAACACAGAAATTCAGTGTTTACTGCTTTTAAGTATTTTTCTCTCTGCACTTGTTTGTTCATGCGACGAATACTATTTATATGATGAATTCGGACTAGGACGATCGTTTGATGGCATTGGTGGTTTAAGTGGCGGTGGGGTGAGTGTTTTACTGTTAGTGTGGTTCCCCTTTTCTGAGTTACTAAAGAAGTGCTTAGTTGGTTTGTACAACATGCTAACGTGTGCAGAACGTAacttgtttaaaatataaactctTTCACAGGCAACATCGCGTTTACTAGTCAATTATGCGGAACCGTATCGCAGTCAGGTACTGGATTACCTTTTCAAGGTGTGTATGACTGAaaccatttttttacagtttgtctATATTTATCTTATGATCTAATTACAAgtcattgtttattttcagcCTAAATTTGGTGCTTCATTACAAATACTAAAAGTTGAAATAGGAGGCGATGCTCAGACCACAGGTGAAGagaacagtttcatttttaaagtgcaGTACAATATGTTGGCAATGTCAATATAGGTCATATAAGGACTGTAATGATTGACAGATGGAACTGAACCCTCCCATATGCATTATGAAGATGATGAGAATTACTTTAGAGGTTACGAATGGTGGCTAATGAGTGAAGCCAAGAAGAGGAACCCAAACATCACCCTCATAGGTAAAAAGAATCACAAATCTATTCTAAACCAATGGGGAGAACATGCATAAATACATGCATTTCTCATGAACACACAAATTGTaatttatgttgttgttttcatgTTCCACATATCACCTCTAATGccatttttgtcatttacagGTTTGCCCTGGGCTTTTCCCGGATGGGTGGGAAATGGTGAAAATTGGCCCTATGGTTTCCCTGATATCACTACCTCTTATGTGGTGTCATGGATTATTGGGGCCAAGCAGTACCATGACTTGGACATTGATTATGTCGGGGTAAATAGCTCCCACTTGTTCCACCGTAATTTCAGTTACTctcaaatattttgtatttgagtctgaatacatttttttatttgtatagatATGGAATGAACGGAGCTTTGACACTAAATACATAAAGGTAAGTACTCACAAAACCTTTTAAACAATTGTGTCATTAACTTAAACTGTTGATTCAACCAAGTTCTGATTGGATACATTTTTCAAAGGTAATTTGCTTGTTTATTCTAAACAGCCAACTTAAAGTGAGAGTTCATCCAAACATAAGtgttgtgtcatcatttactcaccctattgtcatttcaaccctgtatgaccttctttcttccgcagaacacaaaagaagatattttgaagaatgttgttaactggcccccattcacctgcattggttttgtgaatgggggccagtgctgttcggttacccactttcttcaaaatatcttcttttgtgttctgcggaagaaagaaagtcatgaaggtttgaaatgacaagagggtgagtaaatgatgacagacttttcatttttgggtgtactatcactttaactgcaTAAAGAGACGGTTAAAGTTATTTTTTAGCCTAAATAGTTAGTTTATATTTCaatcaatataaatatatttttaccttTATATGTTTTTCTACCTTGTTTACTAGATTTTGCGATACACACTGGATAAAAGTGGCCTGGAGAGAGTTAAAATAATTGCCAGTGATAGTCTCTGGGAGCCAATCAGCTCCTCTGTTGTTGCTGACAGTGAACTCAGAGATGCTGTTGATGTTTTAGGGTAGGATTAacgtctctttaaatgattcTTTATTCCAAACAACAgcaattttttgtaaaaaaagaaatgtgggAGTGTACAGTAGGAAAAAGAGTGGTGATGTCATTTCTTGATGTTGGAATTGTTGGATTGAAAGGGTTCATTACCCCGGTACCACCAGTTCACCTGAAGCCCTGAAGACAGAAAAGAAACTGTGGTCCTCTGAAGACTACAGTACTTTTAATAATGACGTTGGCGGAGGCTGCTGGGCGCGAATTCTCAACCAGAATTACGTCAATGGCAGAATGACAGCGTATGATATCATGATATACATTTTGATattatatttgtcatttttgtatcTGATTGTATCTGTCAGTACAAAATGTGTGCTCACATTTTAGGACCATATCCTGGAACCTTGTTGCCAGTTATTACGGAAACCTTCCCTTTGGAAGAGATGGACTAATGACTGCAAATGAGCCATGGAGTGGAAATTATGTTGTTGAGTCCCCCATCTGGATAACtggtaatgtgttttattgtatacatttatatgacGTGCATCATGTAGAATGATATAGATCATGTATGATACAAACTAATAAAGTATCTTGGTGTAAATCCAAAAAGCTCACACTACCCAGTTTACTGAGCCTGGCTGGAAGTACCTGCAGACTGTTGGACAGCTGATGCACGGTGGGAGTTATGTTGCACTGACTGATGGGAAAGGAAATCTAAGCTTAATCACTGAAACCATGGTTAGACTTTTGAAATAGATGTTCAGAACAGTTAGCATAACATtaaatgcttttgtttgtttttttctgtattcacatgtgtacactttatttttttcagactcATGATCACTCTGTGTGTATAAGACCTCCACTACTTCCCTATAATGTCTCGGCACAGAATGTAACGTTTCATCTGAGAGGGTCTTTCGTGAGTTCTGCTGCTGTGATTTAAATTGGTTTATAGCAGGTAAAAATAGTACAGTGAGGAGAACATTGTGGAATATTCTGTCTTAACAGGCTTCCATTAGTGAGCTGAAGGTGTGGCattcaaagtttgatttcaaagGAGACAAGACAGTCCTGTTCCAAAATCTTAAGCCTGTTAAAGTGAGTACTGTATATTCAAAAAGTTTTCATAACCTTTTAAAGACAGTTTTCGGTACACTAATAAATTAGATGATGATGCTGAATCCTCTCATAACCTTAACATTAAAGACTTTGTGAAACCCTTTACAAGCGATTTCTGCAGCttctgttttaataaaatacattttgttcttATTGCTGTTTTCTTGTGTGCTACACTTGATATTTAAGTTCTAACATATATCTGTGAATTGTGGATGTTGTAGGTTATTGAGGGGTCTTTCAGCATAGAGCTCGATGTTGATGAAGTCTATACTTTTACCACTATCACAAATGGTCAGAAAGGGAGTTATCCAGATCCTCCACTCTCTGCTCCCTTTCCTAAAACTTATAAAGACGATTTTGATGTCCGTAAGTAGTTTCAGCCTCCTTTGTTTTCTTACTGACTTATTATCTTGAAA
This genomic window from Triplophysa rosa linkage group LG10, Trosa_1v2, whole genome shotgun sequence contains:
- the galcb gene encoding galactocerebrosidase isoform X1; this encodes MNTEIQCLLLLSIFLSALVCSCDEYYLYDEFGLGRSFDGIGGLSGGGATSRLLVNYAEPYRSQVLDYLFKPKFGASLQILKVEIGGDAQTTDGTEPSHMHYEDDENYFRGYEWWLMSEAKKRNPNITLIGLPWAFPGWVGNGENWPYGFPDITTSYVVSWIIGAKQYHDLDIDYVGIWNERSFDTKYIKILRYTLDKSGLERVKIIASDSLWEPISSSVVADSELRDAVDVLGVHYPGTTSSPEALKTEKKLWSSEDYSTFNNDVGGGCWARILNQNYVNGRMTATISWNLVASYYGNLPFGRDGLMTANEPWSGNYVVESPIWITAHTTQFTEPGWKYLQTVGQLMHGGSYVALTDGKGNLSLITETMTHDHSVCIRPPLLPYNVSAQNVTFHLRGSFASISELKVWHSKFDFKGDKTVLFQNLKPVKVIEGSFSIELDVDEVYTFTTITNGQKGSYPDPPLSAPFPKTYKDDFDVQHPYFSEAPNFADQTGVFEYFTNLTDPGPHVFTLRQVVTQRPVTWVADADQTISVIGDHNWQDLMVSCDVYMETVRTGGVFIALRVDKGGGVVRSAKGIFFWVYADGTYKITSDLRGIIILAEGFSGTRAHVWYTLTLTVEGDYASAELNGSPLWKNEVPSESRNGWAAIGTSSFELTQFDNFAIKAE
- the galcb gene encoding galactocerebrosidase isoform X2, with the translated sequence MNTEIQCLLLLSIFLSALVCSCDEYYLYDEFGLGRSFDGIGGLSGGGATSRLLVNYAEPYRSQVLDYLFKPKFGASLQILKVEIGGDAQTTDGTEPSHMHYEDDENYFRGYEWWLMSEAKKRNPNITLIGLPWAFPGWVGNGENWPYGFPDITTSYVVSWIIGAKQYHDLDIDYVGIWNERSFDTKYIKILRYTLDKSGLERVKIIASDSLWEPISSSVVADSELRDAVDVLGSPEALKTEKKLWSSEDYSTFNNDVGGGCWARILNQNYVNGRMTATISWNLVASYYGNLPFGRDGLMTANEPWSGNYVVESPIWITAHTTQFTEPGWKYLQTVGQLMHGGSYVALTDGKGNLSLITETMTHDHSVCIRPPLLPYNVSAQNVTFHLRGSFASISELKVWHSKFDFKGDKTVLFQNLKPVKVIEGSFSIELDVDEVYTFTTITNGQKGSYPDPPLSAPFPKTYKDDFDVQHPYFSEAPNFADQTGVFEYFTNLTDPGPHVFTLRQVVTQRPVTWVADADQTISVIGDHNWQDLMVSCDVYMETVRTGGVFIALRVDKGGGVVRSAKGIFFWVYADGTYKITSDLRGIIILAEGFSGTRAHVWYTLTLTVEGDYASAELNGSPLWKNEVPSESRNGWAAIGTSSFELTQFDNFAIKAE